The Plasmodium yoelii strain 17X genome assembly, chromosome: 14 DNA segment TAAAAGAgacatttataataatgattatagtgatgatgatgaagaagaagaagaaaataattgtGTAGAGGGGGATATAAAAAGCGATAtagatgaaaatattaacgctacaaatataattgacACTAtcaataatttaaatgaaaaaaaaagtattcGAATTGGAAAAGGGAATAAGAAATATTCCTATTTTGATCATGCTATTATTGATATTagtataaaagaaaatactgataaaaatataatacttcAATTAAATAACCTTAAAGGTGTTAAAGAAATTTGGGGATATTCTTCTTTTCTTCAAGGTATATCcttattttattcaaatcATATATCAACTTATCCACACTGGGTAGTTTATACACATACCAACCTTACAAAATcgaaaacaattaataactcaaaaaaaaaagaaaaaaaaaaaacggaaTATTACtcagaaaattataataaagaaaattgtGTCAGTAACGGGAGCAATATGATGGTCTctgaaaatatgaataattatACAAATGGAAAtgccaaaaaaaaaaaaaaaaaaaaacagaaaaaaaaatcggAAATTAATTGTGAATATAAAAAGGGTATTACATACACAGGCGCGTCTGCACGAATTGCACACCAAAGTGAAGTTATATTTAGAAATGAAATagagaaaaataaatcttTCAATAATACATACCATAGTATTTATgattctaaaaaaaatatacatccAGAATGGAATGGTAATGATAAATACCATGATAATAATTGCAATAAAAATTACAATAATTCTGATAATAACCGAATGAAATATTCCAACGCAAATAAATGCTTCCCAATTAATACATATACAATAGAAAACACAAATTTTTATGAGCCTCTTTTAGATTCAGAGTGTGATACAAGATGTGAAAACTTTAAGTCACCTTCTGGTACcattttctcattttttaagcgtttgttttttaaaaaaaaacaaatttttgataataaaatcCCCAAAAATTCAGTAGTTCGAGTGGAGCctaaaacattttttgcTAATGAAAGAACCTTATTACAATGGCTAAATACTAGTGTACTACTTTCAACAATTTCTATAACCCTTCTTAATTTCTCAAATTTTTATGGGTTTATTTCTGGAATTATTATGGCACCTgttgctattttttttattatatattcattttatatttatttaaaaagagCCAATGCACTAATTAATAAAGAACCCATAGATTACACCGATAAAATTGGTCCCGGAGTTTTAGTCGTTACATTGACATTTGCATTGTCAACAGTTGTCATACTAAATGTATACAGTCGTTTCATTGGGATCCCATATAAAGGCGGCTCACCAGTAAATCAAAAATGAAGCGGAAATATATTCAtgaattttaataaatttaatttaaacaaatttatgATATTTCAAAAACCAACATAAacattgttttatattaacaAAGTTTAAATCGCCTCGTAATGATAACACAATTTCTATATAAAGATAAACCCctatatagtatatattcGAAACAAAAcatgatataaaaatataagataaaaaaatatatacagaAATGGAGTAAATCTTCGCAATGTATTTGTGTTTAATTCGATTCATAtaacatgcatatatatatatgtggaAAAAACTGAAATGAAAATTATCTTTAACAGTGTTTTAATAACCcgaagaaaaattatataattattaattttataaatatatgtaaatgtTTGTTGCACCTTGAAttaaaatcatatatataaatatatgtgctCATGTAATACATATTCattgtttctttttttgtcatataattttaaaaaagtttaaaaaacaaatcacaaaaaatatgattatctaatatttagtttatttttattttcactttCAACTGTTGGGCACAGCCAATATTTATCTGGAGCTATGTTATCACTTCTATGAATGTCAGTAAATATGGCTTGTGCTTTGCTGCTCTTATTGGTACTGGATGCATCGTCTCTTGGAACTATTCCCTAAAAatccaaaaaaattatatgaatagaAATATGTACACACGTGTTTATGTTGAGAAAAAAGCatgatatttattataaaaccaTATTTATTACCACACAACACGATTATacccaaaaaaaaacacaagcAATTAAATTCGTATTTATTAATTACCATTTTGGTATGAACAAACGAGTCCCTTCTGTTTTTTCTAGCATCTTGTTTTTTATAAGTTGCATATGCATCAAATTCTGAAAAGTTTTGAACAATAATATTGGAACAACCAGGCTTTCTTTCCACCATAATTTCTGTTCTACCACTTGATTTATCTGTTACCGCATATTTCgtagaaaaatatttatcgaTTTCACTATCATTAACATGCCTAGATAATGCTCTTTTCGGTGTTAATACATGTCCTTTGTCAGAAAAAAAACGTTTTGAATCATTTAATTCTGTACCACTTacattattttgtataatgTCCTTTAATATTCCCCCATGGTTGTTTATATCATGTTTAACTCTTCTATTTCTTATATcgatatcatttttaatttctgaTTGCAAACCTGCATAATTCATATCATTGCTTCTGTGTTTGCGAttgtattttaaaaaacattCATCTGCTATATGTTTTTTCTCATTAGGGCAATTATGCAAAATTTCATAAATGTTATTACCacatgaaaaattatttccattaAATACAGATCTTTTTCTGATATCAAGATTTTTTAAATGGTCCAAACGTTCGGAACTCAATCCAGCATAATTATAATGTTCCATTTTCtagcaaattatataataatattcacAATTatcaaacaaataaatgaatgGTGCGAACAAAAAagtgtacatatatatgtgtgcagtgaaataaaaaataatgataaaatacaaaagtataatatttagtttgtaaataaataaatatttataatggaTATTATTATCTACACACGAATGAACaaataatgattataatagAACAAATGtccatttaaaaatatatggatatatgattattacaagctaaaaaaaacatgcttaataacaatttataagacaaataattttttaagaattttacattatacatatatatatatgtttacatgcgtattatatatattttttgtcatttaaatattttataggaTTTCGGCActgttgtttttttatatatatcaattttcattattaaaatataaaatcattTGTTTACACACATATAAAGATTCTTCTGTtgtccattttttttataccgTTGCATATTGGtgctatttattttttttttttttttctttttttataaaaaaatcatatatattgcCTGAACATTCAGGCGTTTATGCATTTGCAAGTAtttacatgtatatataataaataaaaaaaacattttttttaataacatataaatGTAAATCGTATAGAAATGGCTTAAAATATGAGAAAATTCTAAGcaataaatatcattttattatataattgatacataacaaaaaataagataatttgaaaatgctTTAAAAATATACTGTCATAAATGGTCCCTTATTACATTCTTTTGTCTTATCCTGTTatgttcattatttttttcattttttttttttttgtttactataagaatatttttagctagatataaaaaaaatagctgcATATTCAGttcattattaatatgaaaaaatgttagacaATAATAGCTTTTAAATACTTTTTAAGGTAAACATTGTATTTTTAATGAGggtttatttaaaaaaattataaatgaaaGTATattgataattttatataaaaataaaaaaaaaataatttaatatgaatttttttaatcaatAGCAAATGGGACAATGCCCATACCATGCCtcgcatatatatattttggaGGGATGCATGAATTTATTACtacaaacatatatatttatgcatatatatacaaattcatttgtttatataaacatatgcacgataaaaaaaataattctacAATGTTTCGCATATAAAGTTATGATTCGTGTGACAGCACATATCAGCTGCAATATTCATAGCTTTATAAGCAATGTCCTTAGCAGATAAATTTTCGATATCGTATAAAGCCCGTGCGGCTGCCATTGCATATGGACCTCCCGATCCTGTGCCTAAAACATTTCCAGATGGTTCTAAAACGTCACCATTTCCAGTTACCTCTAATAAAGTGTCCTTGTCGGCCACTATTAATACTGCTTCCAAATGTCGTAAATATCTATCAGTTCTCCATAATTTGGCTAATTCAACACAGCTTCTCAGAAGTTGATCTGCACATCCACAAATAGaacaaaaatgtatatatatttatgtttgtatattaaaactattatactttcatgcaaaaatataaatatttaaacgCTCCAGTTTCTTATGTatactaaaataaaaattatttacttGGATATTCATCAATTTTGGTTTCGAATTTGTCTAATAAGGTAAAACAATCTGCTGTAGCACCTGCGAAACCCATTAAAATGTTATCTTTTAGCcttcttatttttttcgcGTTTCCTTTAACTATCTAAAAAATTGTGAATATGTATGATATATTATGaataaatggaaataattGATATCGATAAACAAATAACTATCCGTAGTGAAAAATAAACactgtattattatatacataataattttttcatgCAATTTGCCCAAACCATTGTTCCTTGGGAAACCATTCCATCACCGATTAAACACTagaaacgaaaaaaataaaaaccaatgtgtaataatacatttaaaatgttatattataacgaatatatggatatataatttaaatggaacttgaattttcattatattcgcacattttatattattttccttaataaaattttaccACTTCATTGTTTTTGCGTACGCATAATATCGTAGTTCCATGCCGCGGTATTACAATTTTTCCATTATCGGAAAAGTAGCTTCTctatatgattaaaaaaatatatatatatgtatactctATGTTTGGTCCTttgtatgaaaaaaataaaacatagtTATGAGAAATAAGAATGtatgtatttatttgtatgtaCTAACTTGAATTGCTGTGGTTATTTGCTTTCGtggtttaattatatttgaaagggatttaaaaaacatttttctctttttataATAAGGCGATTAAAAAGGTAAAtttaataacattattaAGACGTATTCGCTCTTAAGTGTAGAAAACACTTTTAGTGTTATGCATACAAATGCGAATTAGTGTTATCCTTTTTTCTCAAAAACATTAAATTATAGAATATGCAAAGAAAGAATAtaactgtaataataaacaataataaaatataaattaaattacaGTAAAGCATATGGTAAtcatatgaatttttttatgcattaaaagaaaaaaaaatcgaattaaaaaagaaaagtcTCCATAAGAATTTGGATTTATTAacctattatatatgtatatgtatatatatatttatttatttataatatattatcacaTGAAAAActttcttttaataaaatgttaaattattaatatgtatgtgaatataatgaaaagaGATTGAATTTATTGTTTTGAACATATGCAAAGGAATAAAATTGTGAAATATCGGATGGTATGAAACTATTATTTAGGggttatttgttttattgtattaagatattttttattcataatttGAATTGTTCTTTTTAgtgaaaattaaaaaattattgacaaataaaatataaatattaagaaacatatttttattattgaaaTTTTAGCTTTATAAATTTGAGGTATCATTCCAAAAgacgaaataaaaaaaaaaattataatttataaaatattatgaaaaacaatatgataaaaaaatgttgtaGCAAATTTTTAGATAATTATGGATGTGTAGGATTGTTAACGGAATTCAATTTATTCTCCtctataacattttttgtagATATGTATCACAtaattgatttaaaaaatatatgcaaacacaTCCACACATGtaaacaaaaacaaaaataagaatgaaaatattattattcttcaaaatgtaaatattcaTACACATATTAATACATCCATTGTATGTAGCACCATCCTTATACAATAGTTCAAAATATTAGGTATTTCATACAATGCTTTGCATATAAggaactaaaaaaaaatttgtattttggGGATGACAGAttgttattaatatatgccaTGTTGAGCAAATGTAGTTGCCATATTAATCAATAAactttcatcatttttaaagATTTGGTTATATTCTTCTGGAATCGTGGTTTGACTAATTTCatcaataatatttatttttgtatcaTCTTCATATTCAAGAACTAAATTTGGTAATTCTACTAAGTAAGAAAATTGTTTATTTGATGGGACATAAAAATCGATAACATTTCCTCCATATTTTAATGTTTTTATAGGataacaattatatatatcccaTATTTTTAAGCCATCTTTACCTAAAGAAATCATAAATTGATTTTTGTCATTAacataacattttattatatcatttttatgaCCTATAAATGtagtaaaattttttaaattaaaatatggaTTATTTTGAGAATAGTTTTTTAAAAgtttattatctttaaaattttcatctttGTATGATTTGTTATCTTGTTCAtcattctttattatttttacataatcactattacatttatttattttttcaaggTTCGGTTTTTTACATTCTTTAC contains these protein-coding regions:
- a CDS encoding subpellicular microtubule protein 2, putative translates to MEHYNYAGLSSERLDHLKNLDIRKRSVFNGNNFSCGNNIYEILHNCPNEKKHIADECFLKYNRKHRSNDMNYAGLQSEIKNDIDIRNRRVKHDINNHGGILKDIIQNNVSGTELNDSKRFFSDKGHVLTPKRALSRHVNDSEIDKYFSTKYAVTDKSSGRTEIMVERKPGCSNIIVQNFSEFDAYATYKKQDARKNRRDSFVHTKMGIVPRDDASSTNKSSKAQAIFTDIHRSDNIAPDKYWLCPTVESENKNKLNIR
- a CDS encoding ATP-dependent protease subunit ClpQ, putative, producing MFFKSLSNIIKPRKQITTAIQRSYFSDNGKIVIPRHGTTILCVRKNNEVCLIGDGMVSQGTMIVKGNAKKIRRLKDNILMGFAGATADCFTLLDKFETKIDEYPNQLLRSCVELAKLWRTDRYLRHLEAVLIVADKDTLLEVTGNGDVLEPSGNVLGTGSGGPYAMAAARALYDIENLSAKDIAYKAMNIAADMCCHTNHNFICETL